A stretch of Chanodichthys erythropterus isolate Z2021 chromosome 20, ASM2448905v1, whole genome shotgun sequence DNA encodes these proteins:
- the LOC137008906 gene encoding N-acetyltransferase family 8 member 3: protein MVQKTSLQSVIRPYKPTDKSAIVSLFRFGILEHVYPAFFKAMSHPDHIGVTLSISVAGYVLGGSSCFQAVLFGGAWACLVYYCCHEIYDSYLKRKMELEMADIQANFLDNQVNHFWVAEMEVNRKSKVIGLLAVVGVKGDVSKDGWNADDAATAEVFQLIVSFNQRRKGLGTQLVETAVEFCKEQGLSRVAVEISSPQTAAISIFRKLGFTVSSVHSNTHPNRLVSKLARINVIRMEKHL, encoded by the exons ATGGTACAGAAAACTAGCT TGCAGAGTGTAATCAGGCCCTACAAGCCCACAGATAAGTCTGCTATTGTCTCTCTCTTCCGCTTTGGCATTCTGGAGCATGTCTACCCAGCCTTCTTCAAAGCCATGAGTCATCCTGACCACATCGGCGTGACCCTCAGCATCTCCGTGGCCGGATATGTGCTGGGAGGGAGCTCGTGCTTCCAGGCCGTGCTCTTCGGAGGAGCTTGGGCTTGCTTGGTTTACTATTGCTGCCATGAGATTTACGACAGCTACCTCAAGAGGAAGATGGAACTGGAAATGGCAGATATTCAGGCCAACTTCTTGGATAACCAGGTGAATCATTTCTGGGTGGCGGAGATGGAGGTGAACAGGAAGTCGAAGGTGATCGGGCTGCTGGCTGTAGTTGGTGTGAAGGGCGACGTTTCCAAGGATGGGTGGAACGCAGACGATGCAGCGACAGCGGAGGTGTTTCAATTAATCGTGTCCTTCAACCAGCGACGTAAAGGTCTGGGAACTCAGCTGGTAGAGACGGCTGTAGAGTTCTGTAAGGAGCAGGGACTTTCTCGAGTGGCCGTAGAGATCAGCTCCCCACAGACCGCGGCCATTTCGATTTTCCGCAAACTGGGTTTTACTGTGTCATCCGTGCATAGCAACACACACCCTAACCGTTTGGTCTCAAAACTGGCCAGGATCAATGTGATACGAATGGAAAAGCATCTTTAA